The DNA sequence ATGGGCAATGCTTGAGTAGGCAAACAGCCGCTTGATATTCCGCTGCCTCAGGGCAATCACATTTCCAACGATCATCGTGGCCCCTGCCAGGAAGGCCATATAATCCTGGACCTTGATGATGAGCGGCAGCGAGCCCGGCCCTTCAGACGGTGCTGATAAGGCTATGACGAGCACCACACGTGCGATCAGTACAAATCCTGCTGTTTTTGAAACCACACTCAGGAAAGCAGTGACCGGAAGCGGTGATCCCTGATACACGTCCGGTGCCCACATATGAAAAGGCACAGACGCTATCTTGAAAGCGAGCCCAGTCAAAATCATGAAAAAGGCCAGGCCAACAAGGTACAGATACTGTGATTCCGTGATGGATGAGAGTACCAATCCGATTTCCTTCAGATTAGTCGTTCCGGCAATTCCGTACAAATAGCTCATCCCAAACAGAGTGATTGCAGTGGAAATCCCGCCATTGATGACATACTTCATGGCCGATTCATTGGACTGCAGATTCCTTTTCTGCATGCCGGCCAGGATATAGGAAGAAATCGACAGCAGCTCAAGCCCTGTGAAAAGGGTGATCAGGTCACCGCTTGAAGACATCATCATCGCACCAAGAAGCGCCGTCAGAAAGAGATAGTAAAACTCTCCCCTGTATTCCTCCAGTCCCTCTTTCCCTCTATATCCGAGAGCGAGCAGCATTACAAAAGCGGAGCCGATCAGGAGCAGCAGCTTGAATGCCTTGGCAAACGAATCGAGGCGGAAGGTGTCAGAAAGGATTGATTCCGTCCCGCTTCCCAGCAGAGCAAGAAGGGAAGCCAGTGCACCAAGGATGCCGGCTAAGGCAAGCCAGCCAAGGATCTGCCTGCTTTTCTTAGAGGGCATGAACAGATCGATCAGGGTTAAGATGGCTGTGCTGCCAAGGATGATGAATTCCGGTATCATCAAGAGCCAATTATATGAAAGCAATGTTTCCAGGTCCATCCTTCATCACCCTCCCATTCCTGGCAAAATCGTTTCCAGCACCGGCTGGAGCGGCGCGCTGATGGCGAGCGGATACACGCCGATCAGGACAATGGCTCCAACCAGGAGCACCGCCGGCATCATTTCCAACGCTTTTAGGTCCGTAACATTCCCATAGTCGGACCTCGCTTCTCCGAACGTCACTCCAAGGACCGCCCTCAGAAGATAGACAGCTGTCAGAATGATGCCCAGTGCGGCAACAGCAGCTACCGCTGGCCGGTTTTCAAAGAGGCCGAGAAAGGCCATGAATTCACTGATAAATCCGGACATGCCGGGCATGCCGAGCGAAGCCATCGCCCCGGCGAGCAGGAAGCCGGCCGCAAGCGGCATCTGCCGGGAAAGCCCGCCTAGCTTCTTGATGGATGAGGTCTCGACCCGCTCATATAAAGCTCCGACAAGATAGAACAAGAGCGCAGAAATAAGTCCGTGAGACACTACTTGAAAAATGGCCCCCTGTACGCCCGCTTCATTTAATGCGCCTAATCCGATTAGGACGATCCCCATATGGGAAATGGAAGAATAGGCAAGCACTTTCCTGAAATCATCCTGGATGAAAGCAAGGAATGCCCCATACAGGAGATTGACTGCACCCAGTATGCTAATCAGCAGGCCGAGCTGCTGGAATTGCTCCGGAAAAAATCCGAGGCCAAAGCGGATGAGGCCGAATGCCCCGATTTTCAAGAGGATGCCGGCATGCAGCATCACAACCGAGGCCGGCGCCTCAGCATGGACACGGACCATCCAGCTGTGAAGCGGAAAAATCGGCAGCTTGACGCCAAATGCAATCAGGAGGGCAATGAACAGCCCCAGCTTCAGCTCCTCAGAGAAAGGCGAAATGGCCTGTGCTCCTCCCTGCATGATGATTTGAAGCTCTTCCATATTGGCCGTTCCGGTTCTGGCAAATAAAACAATGAACACAATCAGCAGGATGGCTGAGCCTAGGCCATTGTAGATCAGAAAGCTGAAGGCAGCTTTTTCTTTTTCAAACAATCCCCACTTTCCGATCAGGAAGAACATCGGGATGAGCGTTATCTCAAAAAACAGGAAGAATAAGAACAGATTTTCTGCTGCGAAAACGCCAAGCATCCCCGTTTCCAACAGAAGGAAAAGCATAAAATAACCTTTCCATTCTTTAGTGATCCGGAACGATGCAGCCGCAGCAAGCAAAGCAAGGAAGCTGGTGAGCAGGATCATGATCATTGAGAAACCATCGGCCCCGAGTTCATAGCTAATTTTAAAATAATCGCCAACGAGATCAGGATGGCCAAACTGGATCCAGTCTGCCCTTTCATCCATCTCTTCGAGCCCTGCTCCTGAATGGTATATAAAATAGGCAGCGAGGGCGAGTATGGCAGCCGGCAATGCTGCGGCCAAGCCTATCCACTTTATCGCCCTTTCTTTGGCTTTTGGCACAAATAGGAGCACAAGCAGCCCTGCTAACGGGGAGAATACCAGCACAGATAGATAATAAGGAAATGTCATTTAAAGAACCCCCCTGTCAAAGCAAATACAGCTGTCAGGATAGCAAGGCCAATAAAGGCGGCCGCCCCATATGTCTGTACCTGTCCATCCTGGAGCCTGGAGCCTGCTTTTCCAAGGCTCTGCACCGCAGAACCGATTCCCTTTACGGCTCCTTCTACAATGAAAGCTTCAATATAATGAAGGAAAAGACTGAACACCTTCATTCCCTGTACAATGCTGAGCCGGTAAAATTCGTCCACATAAAATTTGTTCAGCAGGATGCTGTGGGCAGAAGGCATATAGCTGCTGAGCCAGGTGCGCGATACCGTCCTCCTGCCGTACATCAGCCAGGCAAGAAGGATGCCGGCAAGTGAAACCGCAGTCGCTGCAATCATGATCCAGACAGGCGCTTCAATATGGCCATGCCCTAACAAATCATTGCCCTCTGCCAGCCAGTCGCCCAGGAAGGTACCGAACCAAGGGGTATTCACATAGCCTGCAATAATAGCCAGTACTCCCAGCACTAACATCGGGAAGGTCATCACACCCGGTGATTCATGAACACTATCTGTTTTTGTACGAGGTTCTCCGGCAAAAACCATGAAGAACAGCCTGAACATATAGAAAGCGGTAAAAAAGGCGGCAAGCAGTGCGAGCCAGAACAGGACCGTATTTCCGTGCACCCAGGCAGACGCCAGTATTTCATCTTTGCTGAAGAAGCCTGAAAAAAGCGGAACCCCGCTGATGGAAAGCGTCCCGATCAAAAACAGCGGACCGGTCAGCTTCATTTTTTTCCATAAGCCGCCCATTTTCTCGATATCCTGTGTATGGACTGCATGGATGACGCTCCCTGCCGCAAGGAAAAGAAGCGCTTTGAAAAAGGCATGTGTCATCAGGTGGAACACCCCGGCCGTGTAGCCGGCCGAGCCGAGGGCAAGCATCATATAGCCGAGCTGACTGACTGTCGAATAAGCGAGCACCCTTTTAATATCCGTCTGGACAAGACCGATGAGGGCGGCAAATACCGCCGTCCCTCCCCCAATGGCTGCGACGGTGAATAATGCTGTTTCACTGGCTGCAAATAGAGGGAAAAGCGCAGCAACCAGATACACACCAGCTGCCACCATTGTTGCAGCGTGGATGAGTGCAGAAACCGGGGTCGGCCCCTCCATCGCATCGGGAAGCCATGTATGGAGCGGGAATTGTCCTGATTTTCCTACTGCTCCGATAAAGATAAGGATCGCTGTCAGCGTGATCATCCCTTCAGAGATGGCACCTTCCGCGACAGCAGCAAAAATCTCGTCGTACTCAAAGCTTCCTGTCTGCCAGAAAAGCAATATAAGTCCGATCAGGAGGCCGACATCGCCGATCCTTGTCATGATGAAGGCTTTCTTGGCAGCCTGCTTTGCTTCATTTTTGTAAAAATAGAAGCCGATCAGCAGAAAGGAGCCTAGACCAACGAGCTCCCAGAAAATATAGGTCTGCAGGAGGTTGGGCGAGAGGACCAGGCCAAGCATGGCAAAGGTGAAAAGCCCAAGGTACGCGTAAAAGATATGGAATCTTCCGTCCCCGTGCATATACCCTTTTGAATACATATGTACAAGAAAACTTACCAGAGACACAATGATCAGCATTAATGCGTTCAATTGATTGACTTCATACCCCGCTGTGATCTGCAGTCCGCCGATCTTGAGCCAGATTCCTTCCGCCTTGAAACTCGGGGAGGCAAATCTGTCAAACAGGACGAACAGGGATAACACAAAGGAGGCAAGGCTTAAGATCATCCCGATATAGGCGCTCGCTTCCTTGAGCCTCCTGCCGAAAAGCAGGAGTATGACAAATGATAACAGCGGGAACAGCGGTATGATCCATGCACTTTCCATCAATATCACGATCCCCTTTTGCACACCGCAAGCCGGCGTGCTGGATGGAGGCCAGCAGCAGTATCATTTTTTCTGCCGGGCACAGCCTCTTTCTATCTGCTTGTTCCGATCCAGCGGACATCCGCTGATTTTTCCTAAGAGCTAATGTTTCATCGTATCCATTTCATCGATGTTGACCGTCCTGCGGCTGCGGTAAAGAGAAATGAGGATGGCGAGGCCTACCGCCGCTTCCGCTGCAGCAACAGCTATGGCAAATAAGGCGAATACCTGTCCTGTGATTGACGGGACCATCCCATATTTGCTGAACGCGACAAGATTGATATTGACCGCATTCAGCATCAGCTCAATGGAAATGAGGACGATGACGGTATTCCGTTTCGTAAGGGCCCCGTATAGTCCGATGCAAAATAAGATGAGTGCCAGCGCGAGATAAGCTGAAACAGGTACACCTGTCATCTTCCATCCTCCTCCGTTTCCTCATC is a window from the Bacillus infantis NRRL B-14911 genome containing:
- the nuoN gene encoding NADH-quinone oxidoreductase subunit NuoN; its protein translation is MDLETLLSYNWLLMIPEFIILGSTAILTLIDLFMPSKKSRQILGWLALAGILGALASLLALLGSGTESILSDTFRLDSFAKAFKLLLLIGSAFVMLLALGYRGKEGLEEYRGEFYYLFLTALLGAMMMSSSGDLITLFTGLELLSISSYILAGMQKRNLQSNESAMKYVINGGISTAITLFGMSYLYGIAGTTNLKEIGLVLSSITESQYLYLVGLAFFMILTGLAFKIASVPFHMWAPDVYQGSPLPVTAFLSVVSKTAGFVLIARVVLVIALSAPSEGPGSLPLIIKVQDYMAFLAGATMIVGNVIALRQRNIKRLFAYSSIAHAGYIFVAISAASVFMFDSLWFYLGAYLLMSLGAFAVIQAVSEKAGSEDISIFSGLYKRSPLLAAAMGIFILSLAGIPGTAGFIGKLNIITGALMTEPAHYVLVSIMVAATVVSYYYYFGILTQMFFRPAADREKPAQPASVSIVIGFCACAVIVFGILPNLAIDFLQSNFNQFADFLQ
- a CDS encoding complex I subunit 4 family protein, encoding MTFPYYLSVLVFSPLAGLLVLLFVPKAKERAIKWIGLAAALPAAILALAAYFIYHSGAGLEEMDERADWIQFGHPDLVGDYFKISYELGADGFSMIMILLTSFLALLAAAASFRITKEWKGYFMLFLLLETGMLGVFAAENLFLFFLFFEITLIPMFFLIGKWGLFEKEKAAFSFLIYNGLGSAILLIVFIVLFARTGTANMEELQIIMQGGAQAISPFSEELKLGLFIALLIAFGVKLPIFPLHSWMVRVHAEAPASVVMLHAGILLKIGAFGLIRFGLGFFPEQFQQLGLLISILGAVNLLYGAFLAFIQDDFRKVLAYSSISHMGIVLIGLGALNEAGVQGAIFQVVSHGLISALLFYLVGALYERVETSSIKKLGGLSRQMPLAAGFLLAGAMASLGMPGMSGFISEFMAFLGLFENRPAVAAVAALGIILTAVYLLRAVLGVTFGEARSDYGNVTDLKALEMMPAVLLVGAIVLIGVYPLAISAPLQPVLETILPGMGG
- the nuoL gene encoding NADH-quinone oxidoreductase subunit L, whose product is MESAWIIPLFPLLSFVILLLFGRRLKEASAYIGMILSLASFVLSLFVLFDRFASPSFKAEGIWLKIGGLQITAGYEVNQLNALMLIIVSLVSFLVHMYSKGYMHGDGRFHIFYAYLGLFTFAMLGLVLSPNLLQTYIFWELVGLGSFLLIGFYFYKNEAKQAAKKAFIMTRIGDVGLLIGLILLFWQTGSFEYDEIFAAVAEGAISEGMITLTAILIFIGAVGKSGQFPLHTWLPDAMEGPTPVSALIHAATMVAAGVYLVAALFPLFAASETALFTVAAIGGGTAVFAALIGLVQTDIKRVLAYSTVSQLGYMMLALGSAGYTAGVFHLMTHAFFKALLFLAAGSVIHAVHTQDIEKMGGLWKKMKLTGPLFLIGTLSISGVPLFSGFFSKDEILASAWVHGNTVLFWLALLAAFFTAFYMFRLFFMVFAGEPRTKTDSVHESPGVMTFPMLVLGVLAIIAGYVNTPWFGTFLGDWLAEGNDLLGHGHIEAPVWIMIAATAVSLAGILLAWLMYGRRTVSRTWLSSYMPSAHSILLNKFYVDEFYRLSIVQGMKVFSLFLHYIEAFIVEGAVKGIGSAVQSLGKAGSRLQDGQVQTYGAAAFIGLAILTAVFALTGGFFK
- the nuoK gene encoding NADH-quinone oxidoreductase subunit NuoK — its product is MTGVPVSAYLALALILFCIGLYGALTKRNTVIVLISIELMLNAVNINLVAFSKYGMVPSITGQVFALFAIAVAAAEAAVGLAILISLYRSRRTVNIDEMDTMKH